A single region of the Lysinibacillus sp. B2A1 genome encodes:
- a CDS encoding D-alanyl-D-alanine carboxypeptidase produces MLKRKGFFSVFLVVILLFIYFMVIKDNPLQPNLDPFKSPQLEMPQKSDHMFNLDLHSSNAILVSLQDHTILLDKNSEETIYPASLTKLMTVLVALENIPNLKEKILLKNRIFTNLYEENASMAGFLPNEEVTAKDLLYGAMLPSGAEASIGLAESIAGSENEFVQLMNEKAQQLGMTNSHFMNATGLHHPDHYTTVKDISILLQSALANPTFREIYTAERYSIKPTNLHPEGFTLTSRLFNYLNTNEVMKGEIIGGKTGYTEQAGLCLASLASINGEEYLLVTVGAEGDPRSEQFNITDALAVYQKLY; encoded by the coding sequence TTGTTGAAAAGAAAGGGATTCTTTAGCGTATTTCTTGTAGTAATACTATTGTTTATTTATTTCATGGTTATCAAAGATAATCCACTTCAGCCAAACCTTGATCCATTTAAATCACCTCAGCTAGAGATGCCACAGAAAAGTGATCATATGTTTAATTTAGATTTACATAGCTCCAATGCCATATTAGTGAGCTTACAGGATCATACTATTTTATTGGACAAAAATAGTGAGGAAACCATTTATCCAGCTTCTTTAACGAAGTTGATGACGGTCCTAGTAGCACTTGAAAATATACCAAATTTAAAGGAAAAGATTCTTCTTAAGAACCGTATTTTTACAAACTTATATGAAGAAAATGCTTCTATGGCAGGTTTTCTCCCTAATGAGGAAGTAACTGCAAAGGATTTGCTTTATGGTGCGATGCTGCCCTCAGGAGCAGAAGCATCTATTGGCTTAGCTGAATCTATTGCTGGATCAGAGAATGAGTTTGTCCAGCTAATGAATGAAAAGGCCCAACAGCTTGGAATGACGAATAGTCATTTTATGAATGCTACTGGACTGCATCACCCAGACCACTATACAACGGTGAAAGATATTTCAATTCTTTTACAGTCTGCTCTCGCAAATCCAACATTTAGGGAAATTTATACAGCTGAAAGATATTCGATAAAACCAACGAATCTTCATCCAGAGGGTTTTACATTAACAAGCAGGTTATTTAATTATTTAAATACCAATGAAGTAATGAAAGGTGAGATTATTGGGGGGAAAACAGGCTATACAGAGCAGGCTGGCCTTTGCCTTGCAAGTTTAGCATCCATCAATGGTGAAGAATATTTGCTCGTAACGGTTGGTGCAGAAGGTGATCCACGTTCAGAGCAGTTCAATATTACAGATGCATTAGCTGTATACCAGAAACTATATTAA
- a CDS encoding vancomycin resistance histidine kinase VanS encodes MKNDFGKLKRKIMLQILLILILALISGYWISSLVIDGVLQAPFADAFIHFCENVLQLDYYAAQKAYSILFQQNKQLWLAIGLILLLLVIFYFALSRFTKYFHHIALGVNSLSEESDKDIELPAELEFMEKKLNAVKNTLEKRAKDAQEAEQRKNDLVVYLAHDIKTPLTSIMGYLSLLDEAKDMPLAQKEKYVKVTLDKSYRLEQLINEFFEITRFNLQSIILDKEVINLHYMLMQLADEFYPLLAPKGQQVIVNVEEDIKIFADANKLARVFNNILKNAIAYSDENSIINIHAEKQNDQIHISFSNKGKAIPPQKLTMIFEKFYRLDSSRSTQTGGAGLGLAIANEIIQAHGGTISAISTDEKTVFTVSLPSIS; translated from the coding sequence TTGAAAAATGATTTTGGAAAACTAAAAAGGAAAATAATGCTTCAAATACTTCTTATCCTAATTCTAGCATTAATCAGCGGCTATTGGATTAGCTCACTAGTAATTGATGGTGTTTTACAGGCTCCATTCGCCGATGCGTTTATTCATTTTTGTGAAAATGTGCTTCAGCTAGATTATTATGCTGCTCAGAAAGCCTATTCGATTTTATTTCAGCAAAATAAACAGCTTTGGTTAGCAATTGGATTAATACTTTTATTATTAGTAATCTTTTACTTTGCACTTTCACGCTTTACAAAGTATTTTCATCATATTGCCTTAGGTGTCAACAGCCTTTCAGAGGAATCTGATAAAGACATTGAACTGCCAGCTGAGCTTGAATTTATGGAAAAGAAATTAAATGCTGTGAAAAATACATTAGAAAAACGAGCAAAGGATGCACAAGAGGCTGAGCAACGAAAAAACGACCTCGTGGTATATTTGGCACACGATATTAAAACGCCTCTGACATCCATTATGGGATACCTAAGCCTGCTGGATGAGGCAAAGGATATGCCTTTAGCGCAAAAAGAAAAATATGTAAAGGTTACATTAGATAAATCCTACAGATTAGAACAATTGATTAATGAGTTTTTTGAAATTACGAGATTTAATTTACAATCCATTATATTAGATAAAGAAGTCATTAATTTACATTATATGTTGATGCAATTGGCAGATGAATTTTATCCGCTATTGGCACCTAAAGGGCAGCAAGTAATTGTGAATGTTGAGGAGGATATAAAGATTTTTGCTGATGCTAATAAATTAGCTAGGGTGTTTAATAATATTTTAAAAAATGCGATAGCCTATAGCGATGAAAACAGCATTATTAATATTCATGCTGAAAAACAAAATGATCAGATTCATATTTCATTTTCAAACAAGGGAAAGGCCATTCCCCCTCAAAAATTAACCATGATTTTCGAAAAGTTTTATCGTTTAGACTCGTCAAGGTCTACACAAACGGGTGGAGCGGGGCTAGGACTTGCTATTGCCAATGAGATTATACAAGCGCATGGAGGAACGATATCTGCAATTAGTACCGATGAAAAAACTGTGTTTACTGTTAGCCTACCATCAATTTCTTAA
- a CDS encoding DNA-binding response regulator — MTINILVVDDEREIADLIELYLKNEGFNVFTFYNAEEVLTCIQTIKLDLAILDVMMPDIDGFEICRRIREHYHFPVIMLTAKDEEIDKITGLTLGADDYITKPFRPLELIARVKAQIRRFTRYNQQETSHNDMIIDFSGLILDQNTRKCMLHEKQLSLTPTEFSILWFLCINRGRVVSSEELFQKVWGEKYYSSNNTVMVHIRHLREKMNDPAENPKFIKTVWGVGYTIEK; from the coding sequence ATAACTATTAATATTCTCGTCGTAGATGACGAAAGGGAAATTGCAGATTTAATAGAGCTTTATTTAAAAAATGAAGGCTTTAATGTCTTTACATTTTATAATGCCGAGGAGGTACTAACTTGTATTCAGACGATAAAATTAGATCTCGCCATTCTTGATGTGATGATGCCTGACATAGATGGCTTTGAAATCTGCAGAAGAATTAGAGAACATTATCATTTTCCAGTGATTATGCTAACAGCCAAGGATGAGGAAATTGATAAAATAACAGGACTAACGCTAGGTGCTGATGATTATATTACGAAGCCATTTCGACCATTGGAGCTAATTGCACGAGTGAAAGCTCAAATTCGAAGATTTACAAGGTACAATCAGCAGGAAACCTCGCACAATGATATGATTATTGATTTTTCTGGGCTTATTTTAGATCAAAACACACGGAAATGTATGCTGCATGAAAAACAATTGTCTCTTACACCTACAGAATTTTCAATCCTTTGGTTTTTATGTATCAATAGGGGACGTGTCGTTTCTTCTGAGGAACTATTTCAAAAAGTCTGGGGAGAAAAATATTATAGCAGTAATAATACCGTAATGGTCCATATCAGACATTTACGAGAAAAAATGAATGACCCTGCAGAAAACCCAAAATTTATAAAGACGGTTTGGGGAGTGGGGTATACCATTGAAAAATGA
- the fabZ gene encoding 3-hydroxyacyl-[acyl-carrier-protein] dehydratase FabZ produces MLDIQQIQAAIRHRYPFLLVDRVLELEEGKKAVAIKNVTINEEFFNGHFPNYPVMPGVLIIEALAQVSAIIMLTKEGNEGRLGLLAGIDQCRFKKQVKPGDQLRLEVEITRLKGAIGKGRGIATVDGELVCETELIFAFGS; encoded by the coding sequence ATGCTGGATATTCAGCAAATACAAGCAGCTATTAGACATCGTTATCCCTTTCTTTTAGTGGATCGTGTATTGGAATTAGAAGAGGGTAAGAAAGCCGTAGCAATTAAAAATGTTACCATAAATGAAGAATTTTTTAATGGGCATTTTCCTAATTATCCAGTAATGCCAGGAGTGCTAATTATAGAAGCATTAGCACAAGTGAGTGCCATTATCATGCTTACAAAGGAAGGAAATGAAGGGAGACTTGGATTACTTGCTGGTATTGATCAATGTCGGTTCAAAAAACAAGTAAAACCGGGTGACCAGCTACGTCTTGAAGTAGAAATTACACGCTTAAAAGGAGCTATTGGAAAAGGACGTGGAATAGCTACTGTTGATGGAGAGTTAGTGTGTGAAACAGAGCTTATTTTTGCCTTTGGTAGCTAA
- a CDS encoding lysine transporter LysE codes for MLSFIAIVLLLFLIPGPAVIITITQTLKSGKKNGVFTALGIGLGDLVHTLAAVLGLSAILMKSATAFEVVKYIGVAYLVYLGIQMLLTKPQKIEQPTVEQSPASTSFRQGFLAEILNPKTALFFLAFLPQFVQHNGQSVTVQLLILGITFVLMSALYTILLAIVTSFIGDKIFTKTTNNSSRWIEKAVGFVYIGLGVKLALQTQSR; via the coding sequence ATGTTATCGTTTATCGCAATAGTACTTCTGTTATTTTTAATTCCTGGCCCAGCTGTGATAATAACCATTACACAAACATTGAAAAGTGGTAAAAAGAACGGTGTTTTCACAGCATTAGGTATTGGATTGGGTGATTTAGTCCATACCTTAGCAGCTGTTTTAGGTCTTTCAGCTATTTTAATGAAATCTGCCACAGCTTTTGAAGTAGTGAAATATATTGGTGTAGCTTATCTTGTTTATTTAGGTATTCAAATGCTCCTAACAAAACCTCAAAAAATAGAACAACCAACAGTTGAACAAAGTCCAGCAAGTACTTCGTTCCGCCAAGGTTTTTTAGCAGAAATATTAAACCCTAAAACAGCACTCTTTTTCTTAGCCTTTTTACCTCAATTTGTGCAGCACAATGGACAATCCGTTACGGTGCAACTTTTAATTTTAGGGATCACGTTTGTTTTAATGAGCGCCTTGTATACTATTTTATTAGCTATAGTGACAAGTTTCATTGGTGATAAAATATTTACAAAAACAACCAATAACAGTTCACGTTGGATAGAGAAGGCAGTCGGTTTCGTATATATTGGTTTAGGTGTTAAGTTAGCTCTTCAAACTCAAAGTAGATAA
- a CDS encoding N-acetyltransferase has translation MLHIKRIYKEDYPNGKKIIYQYHSDKFYDVSYQVQDSGWIMDFTLKHFDSPFHKYLEGEIFADYIEEIECYIAEIYGEEVGIVSCSHEKWNNVLRINDIHVNPQYQHKGIGSQLIALVKTRAEELGARAIVLETQTSNYPAIQFYRRHGFQLIGCDLLSYSNTDMENKEVRIEMGLVLEA, from the coding sequence ATGTTGCATATTAAAAGAATATATAAAGAAGATTATCCCAATGGTAAGAAAATTATTTATCAATATCATTCAGATAAATTCTACGATGTTTCCTATCAAGTGCAAGACAGTGGTTGGATAATGGATTTTACATTAAAGCATTTTGACAGCCCATTTCATAAATATTTGGAAGGAGAAATTTTTGCAGATTATATAGAGGAAATTGAATGTTATATTGCAGAAATATACGGTGAAGAAGTGGGAATTGTAAGCTGTAGTCATGAGAAGTGGAATAATGTTCTAAGAATCAATGATATTCATGTAAATCCACAATATCAACATAAAGGAATTGGTAGTCAACTCATTGCATTAGTAAAAACAAGAGCTGAAGAACTAGGTGCCAGGGCAATCGTGTTGGAAACGCAAACCTCCAATTATCCTGCTATCCAATTTTATAGACGCCACGGATTTCAGCTTATTGGCTGTGATTTATTAAGCTACTCTAATACAGATATGGAAAATAAAGAAGTCAGAATTGAAATGGGTCTGGTACTTGAGGCTTGA
- a CDS encoding transposase, with the protein MRILCERKVVNVLVNASFNNEKLIKLLEEQLDYMKQQNKDLSKQIEALTEQVRYLTKLLYGSKTEKSKYTAPDGQGSLFDDDQSFSDSEHTEEQSTATITYTVVRKLHKKKRNDSFRDGIEVEEIHHHPTNTQCDCCLGQMTEAGTTIAREEAKFIPAKMMRIQHIEHAYECKHCKMDAAKKAQMKRGKAPQATIQRSIAGPTVLAKLIYDKFIQYLPLYRQVKEWERYGLHTNDKNLSNWVIRAAEDWLLPIYEQMKQMLTMKSVLHVDETYAQIINRSDGKSGQSNAYNWVFRSVPSQGPIIVLFHSALSRSRSILIEFTKGFKGTVICDGYSAYGNLPDVTFANCWAHVRRYWLKADSKNGQIGVDFCDQLYRLERQFKHLPPGKRRKSRQKYSKPIVEKFLKWVDESPFFGKNALAKAAEYTLNRIHGLKAFLFDGRIEMDNNPAENAIRPNVIGRKNWLFSVSEAGAKANAICLSLAETAKTNGIDFYQYLVKLLTELPNLPIQQQPEILQDYMPWSKNIQATCSK; encoded by the coding sequence ATGAGAATCTTATGCGAACGGAAAGTGGTGAATGTTTTGGTGAACGCTTCTTTTAACAACGAGAAATTAATTAAACTTCTTGAAGAACAGCTTGATTATATGAAGCAACAAAACAAAGATTTATCTAAACAGATTGAAGCGCTAACTGAACAAGTACGCTATTTAACAAAACTTTTATACGGATCAAAAACCGAGAAATCAAAATACACTGCACCAGATGGACAAGGATCATTATTTGATGATGATCAGTCTTTTAGTGATTCTGAGCACACAGAAGAACAAAGCACGGCGACGATTACGTACACCGTTGTCCGTAAACTACATAAGAAGAAACGGAATGATTCTTTTCGTGACGGGATTGAAGTAGAAGAAATTCACCATCATCCCACCAACACACAATGTGACTGTTGCCTTGGTCAAATGACTGAAGCTGGTACAACGATTGCGCGTGAAGAAGCAAAATTCATTCCGGCAAAAATGATGCGCATCCAGCATATTGAACATGCCTACGAGTGCAAGCACTGTAAAATGGATGCCGCAAAAAAAGCACAAATGAAACGTGGAAAAGCCCCACAAGCTACTATTCAGCGAAGCATTGCAGGACCAACTGTTTTAGCAAAGCTTATTTACGATAAGTTTATTCAGTATTTACCTCTTTACCGTCAGGTAAAGGAGTGGGAACGATATGGCCTACATACGAATGATAAGAATCTATCAAACTGGGTTATTCGTGCTGCAGAAGATTGGCTTTTACCGATTTATGAACAGATGAAACAGATGTTAACGATGAAATCAGTACTGCATGTGGACGAAACGTATGCGCAAATTATCAATCGGTCAGACGGAAAATCCGGTCAATCGAATGCCTACAATTGGGTGTTCCGTAGCGTGCCAAGCCAAGGACCGATTATCGTTCTTTTTCATAGTGCATTATCGAGAAGTCGTTCTATACTAATAGAATTTACAAAAGGCTTTAAAGGAACGGTGATTTGTGATGGCTACTCGGCATACGGCAATCTTCCTGATGTCACGTTCGCTAACTGTTGGGCGCATGTGCGACGATATTGGCTAAAAGCCGATAGCAAAAACGGGCAAATTGGCGTGGATTTCTGTGACCAACTGTATCGCCTAGAACGTCAATTTAAGCATCTTCCACCAGGTAAACGCCGAAAATCACGGCAAAAATATTCAAAGCCGATTGTAGAGAAATTCTTAAAATGGGTGGATGAATCGCCTTTCTTCGGAAAAAATGCCTTAGCTAAAGCTGCCGAATACACATTAAATCGAATACATGGATTAAAAGCTTTTCTGTTCGATGGTCGAATTGAGATGGATAATAATCCAGCTGAAAATGCGATTCGCCCAAATGTGATTGGTCGCAAGAACTGGCTATTTTCTGTTAGTGAAGCTGGTGCTAAAGCAAATGCCATCTGTTTGAGTTTAGCAGAAACAGCCAAAACAAACGGCATTGATTTTTATCAGTACCTTGTGAAGCTATTAACGGAGCTACCAAATTTACCGATTCAACAACAGCCAGAGATCTTACAAGATTACATGCCTTGGTCAAAAAATATCCAAGCCACATGTTCAAAATAG